A window of the Microplitis mediator isolate UGA2020A chromosome 5, iyMicMedi2.1, whole genome shotgun sequence genome harbors these coding sequences:
- the LOC130669097 gene encoding uncharacterized protein LOC130669097 isoform X6, whose amino-acid sequence MSNNNPCMIMTTPVHHKVDSEDKELSENSFIDNCDNELLNDVDLVNGPNPWLPAYGYQIQHQQTYNRPTHEEQSNENCMSQQIDFLETIFEETSEDLQSESDRSDGTGCWLCSDSETKSVIHITSNKTSGDQLDSNESECNSMVPDKCRCQNNSSECYCWCKSSSTALIKDNNRWSALPRSLSRSSTSSCSSSLVQFENNERACAAVSPSGYSYDSLEYSNCSNSYFDNTSPDSLEDSENENYNPSKKFQSSNDNVQFYSKIRPYKSFESLDTCDNSQFVDVNSFKQPKFKRDVWEERYSEEKDYCRSTLDNDNNYRHQASMEWTSTIDLREIGLESDAREAVLLNLTRSQLGSFSDSPYAKLNIDHSNNQPSRIMPVEQRGWSNSMSSDYNFRFTNKSRSVPSLPTDLDGLSTDYLTRNLYCNDIYDTSSNTGLSSLKYSENFTRVNSVPVNLNLFGSVDTDSEPLSITYDSMNAEDNYREMADYQPTEMPHYQLNKIISNDNDNCDIIAADKAIAPAPAIETEDNEVNNCLDNYSSSSSSSFTSKPVIDESNNVVKKKTVKIQDRGFDVLTIENNIDAVVDEAIRQLGSKVEEMTNYTDNMEQVMDSIPRTPSTKDRSRRVKNNASYELAQQWEIDDKVFKNSPSSSASGYSSPNTRKRILNNASYELAQQSDYIKALHLTSKPFQRMDACDELNESGFADDKIRSMKSEGNYFENRGGNSSAGDRNQSDNLLSQIKKNSVCFSIYGETGNCIPDDVGPIVEDEVDFSYLETKVIANEPVIREFEYLLAVENDKKIYDKNEEEEKEEVDINSCNYNKNNSNNDDDNEKIMGDIEVKNNSEDLELNEFCISNEMALLVDNSNLKVNGAGMCGGIFAEDNRQNPQRRDRAIEEEEKLPMVLVEESIVKKTKLEVGESNQQEKQEQEQDKHKQQWIGEPKPTQQNVVNSTSVVCNHGLASASNTRSGNSIVGRDLDECGTESEGKKEEVIYEGSDNQPWSKPMLVMLTKSLENVRTDSSTPATTTTPASATATSRQPRAMVTVPPASDATISEDDKNKKSRLGGFLQRFSKFRFSGRSKSPRLDGNKKNKVITDTRSCGTQSANVGKRVAEHNYIIIPLHAPEEEKNNHEKRHHQQQLEILKNTGVADNPQLDASSIGTNGRPPVCMSKPPLPPLQNLRACASTTIRSTSSPEPASTRRRAITDLGNPAIIKMAKARAMQQQQQQPHHHQHHNLNNHQHHQSASQMKDHPGGLLETDLDADIKDVGDINNSSIINDGASTTDKKTRSLLNLTTHTSRQGRENVLLRVPQSPAGFSCDGNTSDHPDYDVTGEHINNNRPHKSMEFLLDKENLDFIKPPENELQKGMAAERVPSEHELRVQRSLQRLNVPDWYKNSPAARDGFRLKRHSDASQHSGWRSLGSKTTSLSSLSSSSNLRQPSRGLLSSPTPQPVFSRWSTSLLNSAGSSPASSIGSSFNYRQPYLGWRSQERLTNPRTPAERLAQGILPQMESKHQQQEHHSHQQQQQQRNNQQLDVRNSIKEVTSAIVHYVQSGQEGTKGGRLSPRFNDDNNDDRSDINYHHRNYEERFASPRESMDEDMKEAKTAAMTAAFFRNKPSPGSTTLEDVLDSLLGLPSASSRTPSPGGKPGKSCSDLRQDLQESAKQDATESTEKPIINNERNRDRRKSEGSDIVPLSHRNLSSSRNRRVSFDNTATVDKYLVKCRHNKCNNTTTLVEARRVYKSCHYCMYLYCSRECRRAHWQRHRKTCLHSRVGAICRQVLSSAKDDLATLKHISLLARHGYTAHGRGAVKFFFKSPELADKFIANGFKDLGEPTYVRSSDLLLSEMGTELYAEVMRLCKSYNPETRLVLYVAVCVVNEVPSTDVGGVRWERQLISRCGKIRLDAKPHHHHHHHHHHHHQQQQQQQQHRHHQQQQQQQQQHQQQQQHQQQRQENVVKESLSSSPACNITREMESPETLVLTSLPQSNNKGEKESTPKKIREIGFGNIQRQLRLRGVSLRRHFPQVYKKLCSYVDGSVDKFAPVTIYPIDQASGKSFMCIIMLDAEPERLRLLPTDSSRVKTIDISAIEQE is encoded by the exons atgagtAATAACAATCCATGTATGATAATGACGACACCGGTACATCATAAAGTCGACAGCGAAGACAAGGAGCTCTCTGAGAATTCATTTATTGACAACTGCGACAATGAATTGCTCAATGATGTAGATCTTGTTAATGGACCGAACCCCTGGCTCCCAGCGTACGGGTATCAGATACAGCATCAGCAGACGTACAATCGGCCTACACATGAGGAACAGTCTAATg aaaattgtATGAGTCAGCAAATTGATTTCCTGGAGACGATATTCGAGGAAACGTCGGAAGATCTTCAAAGCGAATCTGATAGAAGTGACGGTACTGGTTGTTGGCTCTGTTCTGATTCTGAAACTAAAAGTGTTATTCATATAACGAGTAATAAAACTTCag ggGATCAATTAGATAGCAATGAGAGTGAGTGTAATTCCATGGTGCCAGATAAATGTCGCTGTCAAAATAACTCGAGCGAGTGTTATTGCTGGTGTAAATCATCATCGACAGCTTTAATAAAAGACAACAATCGTTGGTCGGCGTTGCCTCGATCGCTGTCAAGATCCTCAACGTCATCATGCTCGTCGTCACTCGTACAATTCGAAAATAACGAACGAGCTTGTGCAGCTGTTTCGCCCTCAGGGTACAGCTACGACTCTCTCGAGTACTCAAACTGttcaaattcatattttgataaCACGTCCCCAGACAGTTTGGAGGATTCAGAGAACGAAAATTATAATCCGTCGAAAAAATTCCAGTCGAGCAACGATAACgtacaattttattcgaaGATCCGTCCGTACAAAAGCTTCGAAAGTTTGGATACTTGTGATAATAGTCAATTTGTTGATGTCAATAGTTTTAAACAGCCGAAATTTAAAAG AGATGTTTGGGAAGAGCGATACAGTGAAGAGAAAGATTATTGCCGCAGTACTttagataatgataataattatcgtcATCAAGCGAGCATGGAGTGGACAAGTACGATAGACTTGCGTGAAATCGGTTTAGAATCCGACGCTCGTGAAGCCGTGCTGCTAAATCTTACTCGTTCACAACTTGGCTCCTTCTCGGATTCACCTTATGCTAAGCTAAATATAGATCACAGCAACAACCAACCGTCGAGAATTATGCCCGTTGAACAACGAGGGTGGAGCAACTCGATGTCGTCCGATTATAATTTTAGATTCACCAACAAATCCCGTAGTGTACCCAGTCTACCAACAGACTTGGACGGGTTGTCAACTGACTATTTAACTCGTAATTTATACTGTAATGATATTTATGATACGTCAAGTAATACTGGACTATCATCATTAAAATACTCGGAAAATTTTACACGGGTTAATAGTGTGCCAGTGAATCTCAATTTGTTTGGTTCTGTTGATACTGATAGTGAGCCACTATCAATAACGTATGATTCGATGAATGCTGAGGATAATTATCGTGAAATGGCCGACTACCAACCCACCGAAATGCCACATTACCAGTTGAacaaaatcatttcaaatgaTAACGATAATTGTGACATAATAGCTGCTGATAAAGCGATAGCGCCAGCGCCAGCGATAGAAACTGAAGACAATGAAGTGAATAATTGTCTTGATAATTATTCGTCATCGTCATCCTCGTCATTTACTTCAAAGCCAGTAATTGACGAAAGTAATAATGTCGTTAagaaaaaaacagttaaaatTCAAGACCGCGGATTTGATGTACTgactattgaaaataatattgatgCAGTTGTTGATGAAGCGATCCGTCAGCTTGGAAGTAAAGTCGAGGAAATGACAAATTACACAGATAATATGGAGCAAGTTATGGATAGCATTCCAAGAACTCCCTCTACCAAAGATCGCTCAAGACGAGTCAAAAATAATGCCAGTTATGAATTAGCACAGCAGTGGGAAATTGATgacaaagtatttaaaaattcacccTCGTCTTCAGCATCAGGTTATTCATCGCCTAATACACGTAAACGAATTTTGAATAATGCTAGCTACGAATTGGCTCAGCAGTCTGATTATATAAAAGCCCTTCATTTGACCTCTAAGCCCTTTCAACGAATGGATGCTTGCGACGAATTAAACGAATCTGGTTTTGCTGATGATAAAATTCGATCAATGAAAAGTGAaggtaattattttgaaaatcgtgGCGGTAATTCGTCGGCTGGTGACAGGAACCAATcggataatttattaagtcagataaaaaaaaactctgtttgtttttcaatttatggAGAAACTGGTAATTGTATTCCTGATGATGTGGGACCTATTGTAGAAGATGAAGtagatttttcttatttaGAAACTAAAGTCATCGCAAATGAGCCTGTTATTAgagaatttgaatatttattggctgttgaaaatgataaaaaaatttatgataaaaatgaagaagaagaaaaagaagaagttGATATTAAtagttgtaattataataaaaataatagtaataatgatgatgataatgaaaaaataatgggtgatattgaagttaaaaataatagtgaGGATCTAGAATTGAATGAGTTTTGTATCAGTAATGAGATGGCGCTGTTAGTTGACAATAGTAACTTGAAAGTGAATGGAGCAGGTATGTGCGGTGGGATATTTGCAGAGGATAATCGGCAAAACCCCCAGCGGCGAGACCGAGCGATTGAGGAAGAAGAGAAATTGCCTATGGTATTGGTAGAAGAAAGCATTGTAAAGAAAACTAAGCTTGAGGTGGGAGAAAGTAACCAACAGGAGAAGCAGGAGCAGGAGCAGGACAAACATAAGCAGCAATGGATTGGCGAACCCAAGCCTACTCAACAGAACGTCGTTAATTCCACATCTGTAGTGTGTAATCATGGTTTAGCTTCAGCGTCGAATACACGATCTGGTAATTCAATAGTTGGGCGCGACCTCGACGAGTGTGGGACGGAGAGTGAGGGAAAAAAGGAGGAAGTTATTTATGAAGGGAGCGATAACCAGCCGTGGAGCAAACCGATGTTAGTTATGTTGACGAAGAGCTTGGAGAACGTGCGTACAGATTCTTCGACTCCCGCGACAACAACAACACCAGCATCAGCAACAGCAACATCAAGACAACCAAGAGCTATGGTGACAGTACCGCCAGCAAGTGACGCTACGATAAGtgaagatgataaaaataaaaagagtcGACTCGGTGGTTTCTTGCaacgtttttcaaaattccgtTTCAGTGGGCGTTCTAAAAGTCCACGGTTGgatggcaataaaaaaaataaagtaataacaGATACGCGGTCATGTGGTACGCAATCGGCAAATGTGGGCAAAAGAGTCGCTGAAcacaattatattataataccGTTACATGCACCAGaggaagagaaaaataatcatgAAAAGAGACACCACCAGCAACAActcgaaattttaaaaaacactgGCGTCGCTGATAATCCTCAACTAGACGCATCGTCTATTGG cACAAATGGAAGGCCGCCAGTGTGTATGAGCAAACCACCTTTGCCGCCGCTCCAGAATCTTCGCGCGTGTGCATCAACAACGATACGAAGTACGTCGTCTCCAGAGCCAGCGAGTACGCGCCGGCGCGCGATAACAGATTTAGGAAACCCGGCTATTATCAAAATGGCGAAAGCTCGTGCAatgcagcagcagcagcagcaacctcatcatcatcagcaCCACAATTTAAACAATCATCAGCACCACCAGTCAGCCAGCCAAATGAAAGACCATCCAGGCGGATTGCTCGAGACGGACCTCGACGCAGATATCAAAGACGTCggtgatataaataatagcagTATTATCAACGACGGTGCTTCCACGACTGACAAAAAGACTCGCAGTCTACTCAACCTTACAACTCATACGTCGCGTCAAGGCCGCGAGAACGTACTGTTGCGCGTACCTCAGTCGCCAGCAGGATTCAGTTGCGACGGAAACACGAGTGACCATCCTGACTACGACGTCACTGGTGAACACATCAACAATAATCGTCCTCACAAATCCATGGAGTTCCTCCTTGATAAGGAGAATTTAGACTTCATCAAG CCACCAGAAAATGAACTCCAGAAAGGAATGGCAGCTGAACGGGTACCTAGTGAACACGAGCTAAGGGTGCAGAGATCATTGCAACGATTAAATGTCCCCGATTGGTACAAAAATTCACCAGCAGCTCGGGATGGATTTCGGTTAAAACGACATTCAGATGCATCTCAACACAGCGGATGGCGGTCACTTGGTTCTAAAACCACATCGTTATCTTCCCTTTCGTCGTCTTCCAATCTCCGGCAACCCAGCAGAG GACTGCTTTCGAGTCCAACGCCGCAGCCGGTGTTCTCTCGATGGAGCACGAGTTTACTAAACAGCGCTGGTAGCTCACCGGCCAGCTCAATAGGCTCGTCATTCAATTATCGGCAACCTTACCTCGGATGGCGGTCCCAAGAACGTCTAACGAACCCACGAACGCCTGCCGAACGACTTGCTCAGGGCATCCTTCCTCAGATGGAATCAAAGCACCAGCAACAAGAGCACCACAGCCAccaacagcaacagcaacaacgAAATAACCAACAGCTGGATGTAAGGAACTCGATAAAAGAAGTAACCTCAGCTATAGTTCACTATGTACAAAGTGGTCAGGAAGGAACTAAAGGTGGACGGCTTTCTCCTCGATTTAACGACGATAACAACGATGACAgaagtgatattaattatcatcatcGAAATTACGAGGAGAGATTCGCCAGTCCCAGAG AATCGATGGACGAAGACATGAAAGAAGCAAAGACCGCAGCAATGACCGCGGCATTTTTCCGAAACAAACCGAGTCCTGGATCGACGACCCTCGAGGACGTACTCGATTCCTTGCTGGGTTTGCCATCAGCCTCATCTCGGACGCCGAGTCCTGGAGGGAAACCCGGAAAAAGTTGCAGTGATTTACGTCAAGACCTCCAAG AGTCCGCTAAACAGGATGCAACAGAGTCTACGGAGAAGCCGATTATAAATAACGAACGTAATAGAGATCGCCGTAAGAGTGAGGGCAGTGATATTGTGCCATTATCTCATCgtaatttatcatcatcacGTAATCGTCGTGTTTCATTTGATAATACTGCGACTGTTGATAAATACCTGGTTAAATGCCGTCATAATAAGTGTAATAATACAACGACACTGGTTGAGGCACGTAGAGTATACAAGAGTTGTCATTATTGTATGTATTTATACTGTTCGAGAGAATGTAGACGTGCACACTGGCAACGTCATCGTAAAACGTGTTTACACTCACGTGTAGGTGCTATTTGTCGGCAAGTATTATCAAGTGCTAAAGATGATTTAGCTACGCTTAAACACATTTCTCTGTTGGCAAGACATGGGTACACAGCCCATGGTCGTGgtgcagttaaattttttttcaaaagtccCGAGTTGGCGGATAAATTTATAGCCAATGGTTTTAAAGATTTAGGAGAGCCCACTTATGTGCGTTCTTCAGATCTTTTGCTCAGTGAAATGGGCACCGAACTTTATGCTGAAGTTATGCGGCTTTGTAAATCTTATAATCCTGAAACTAGATTGGTACTTTATGTTGCGGTTTGTGTTGTTAATGAAGTTCCGTCAACTGATGTCGGTGGTGTCAGATGGGAACGTCAATTAATTTCACGTTGTGGTAAAATACGTTTGGATGCTAAACcacatcatcatcaccatcaccaccatcatcatcatcatcagcagcagcaacagcaacagcaacatcgtcatcatcagcagcagcagcagcagcagcagcaacaccagcagcaacagcagcatCAGCAACAACGTCAAGAAAATGTTGTAAAAgaatcattatcatcatcaccaGCATGTAACATTACCCGTGAAATGGAATCACCAGAAACTCTTGTATTGACATCATTACCACAATCGAATAATAAGGGAGAGAAAGAAAGTACACCGAAAAAAATACGCGAAATCGGTTTTGGCAACATCCAGCGGCAATTAAGATTACGTGGAGTATCTTTAAGGAGACACTTTCCTCAGgtttataaaaagttatgCTCCTATGTCGATGGATCCGTAGATAAGTTTGCACCTGTTACGATTTATCCGATAGACCAGGCCTCTGGAAAGAGTTTTATGTGCATTATTATGCTTGATGCTGAACCCGAAAGATTAAGGCTTTTGCCGACTGACTCGTCACGGGTGAAAACTATTGATATTAGTGCCATTGAACAGGAGTAA